A stretch of DNA from Brachyhypopomus gauderio isolate BG-103 chromosome 7, BGAUD_0.2, whole genome shotgun sequence:
AATAAAGCATGTCTGTAAAGACGCAGTTATTCACTAAGGTGGTGAACATAGGCTAATGGACGGAATAATCCCACTGAAGAGGTTGTCACTGCTAAACACTTTGTTCTGGCTGCACTGTCTGTTCTAATCAAAATTTAATGACCCTCTGTCGAAATGGTTCTTGCTCAAGCATCTTTCAATTAACTGACTATTTTAATGGCGTGGGTATTTTTCCTGGTTTATTCGTTTCAGACGCATGTTTCCCAGCTGCAAAGTCACAGTGACGGGGCTTAACCCGCGAGTCAAGTACGTGGTGATGATGGACATGGTGCCGTTTGATGATAACAAGTACAAGGTGCCTCCCTCCTTCGTTAGGCGCGCGCACAGGCACTGAGGCGCATTTCTTATTTTTTCGTCATTGAGTTTTAAATGTCAAttctgaaacaaacaaaacgaAATGAATGAAGAAATCCATTATCACTGTTTTTGTATTGAAAACCCTTCTAACCCTCATTTCTGCAGTGGAGCATGAACCGCTGGGAGACAAGTGGCGCGGGCGAGCCTCGACTCCCGGACCGCTTCTTCATCCACCCCGACTCGCCCGCCCTTGGGGAGCGGTGGATGCAGTATCCCATCTCCTTCCACAAGCTCAAACTCACCAACAACGCACTCAACTCCAACGGCCTGGTTAGACCATTCGCACGATCTCACCAGGATCTTCGTTATCTTCCTACAAATCCCAAATCAATTGTGTTCATTTAGTTTTCTCAGTGTTCATGCAAGCCTGGTACTGCATGTAGTGTACTttgaaaaaaacacacacacttgcataaaGGTGCACGCGTTGCATCTGTCATTGATTTCACTGATTACGAACAAGAAACGTTTTTGTTCAGAAGTCATATGGTCGCAATATGAGACGTTATAAAGCTTCTTTTTTATTTTGCCCCAGCATATTGTCCTCCATTCGATGCATAAGTACCAGCCCCGTCTGCATATTGTCCAGTCTCCTGACCCCGGCGGAGCCTACTGTGGGGGCTACCTGCGCTTTACTCTCCCCGAAGCGGCCTTCATAGCAGTTACAGCCTACCAGAACCACGAGGTGATATCAGAAAACATCAGTCAGTCAATAAACATTGGACATTATGTCTATTTGAGCGTTCTTTGCGCAAAAAAGGGCGTTTTATATCGCCAAATGAGAGAAGTGCCACAAATGTAGTCCTTGCTAACCACCCGCAGTTCACGAGAGTGGATTTGTTTCTCAAAGTGCCATCTGGTGGTTCGTGTGAGAATTCACAAAATCACTTTCACAAAATGGTTGGGTGCTGCTCAGAGAAAATGAAACCAGCCTTCTTTGAGATTCTCCCCCCACCCTTTATAATCATTTGCGAAACGACCCCGATATGTCTAAAAGATTTTGGCTCCATAATTAGTAAGTAATTAAGTCGAAATTAATTTAGCAGCGAATGACAGATCCATTGGGGTCACAATGACATTGATTACAATGAAAAGTCTTCTTTGAAGACAGTGCCAATTAGCTAAGTTCTTTCCTGCCTTTGTTTTGATCGGCCACATAAATCAGAGTGTGCTCATTAGTGAGAAAGTGATTAGAAAGTTTGTTGAGGGGTGCTTTACCATCTTTCCATCACCAGATCACCAAGCTGAAGATCAACTACAACCCCTTTGCCAAAGGCTTTCGTGACAATGGCCTTAATAGGAAAAGGTGACAGACACACAATACCTGGTTTAttgtataatttaaaataaggaAACATACACAGACAACGTTTCATCTTTTGTGCACATTAGGTTCAGAGACAAAGTTATGCAGGGCAAGCAACAACCAAGACATCAACCAAACAGGACCCAAAGCCATGAAGGTAGTGTTTGTATACTACAACACATCTGTCACACTAatgcaaaaaaacaacaaaaaaaactttgAGCATCATCTTATTTCTTAgttgctttattattactttgTGTACCAgctacatttttaaaaactatTTCATGACTGAGACCTTCACTGTATTTGCAGAAAATTCCCATTCAGTGGTGTTAAAACATTCATAACTTATTTGAACacctaaaggtgtgtgtgtgtgtgtgtgtgagagagagagagagagagagagagagagagagagagagagaaagagagagagagaggaagagagagggagatgctgCCTCTTGGTCTTTATGCATTGTACCTTGACATTACATTTATGCTTTGCATTTCTGACTACATATTCTGTTTTACTGCACTGTTGTAGATATAGTATAGTAATAGTATTCAGCAGGACTGATACAGAGTAAAATGTGCACCTCTCCCTCCTAACAGACACCACATTTGTATTGTAACTATATCTGTAAGCCATATATATCAATTCCAGAGCTCAGCTCCATTAAAACCATATTAGATATGTATGTTATACACAGCATAACTACAATATTTGAGAGCCATCAATGGTGGGTGACCACTGGAAGCTGTTATTAGTACAGGGCTTAGACTTAATTGGGTTTGATCCATGTGAGGATTAAGACTACCGAGGTATGGACAGACCAATGTCATTTCCTCGAATTTCCTAACAGGAGTATAAATTGATTGCTTCTCAGCAGCAGGGCCGTTGGACCCAGAGGAGGAGGCAGATGAAACCGTTTCCAGCTCAGTGGACTCCTCCAGGGCCTTGTGCCTGCCAGATATGAAGGAGCCTTCCTCAGCCATCTCTAACCCATTCATATGTGCCTTCATGagctgtgggggtgtggggctgGAGACCTGGAGCCAGAGCCTGGGGCCCCATCAGCCCCCAAATACACCCAGCCCCAATTCTGGGCCCTTCGTCAGGTGAGGTGACAGTGATACTGTATGGCAAATTATATACGCTTCCTTTTGTGAAACTAATAGAGCTGCGGAATTGTTTGTGCTCCCTCTTCTGTCCAGGCCAGATGAAGCCAGACCGTCCAGGCTCCAGTATGTTTGTGCCAGTCTGCCAGTAAGCCGCACCACCCGAGCCCCATCCCCCAATGGGGAGCAGAGTTACCCCAGACTTCCTGCCCAGGATGGCATCCAGAACCCAACCGCCCATCACCACATCTGCCCCCTCCAGACCAAACTCCTCTTGCCCCAGCCAGAACCTCGTTCTGACCTGGAGCAGtccctccctctgccccccAAACTGAGGCGCATGCAGCTGTCCGAAAGCGCTCTCAGGAGCCTGGAGGAAAGCCCCGCTCTGGTCCACACCGGCCCGCGACCTTTGGCCGACATCCTGAACAGGATCCATGCTCAGGTGTCAACCTCCAGCAGCCCAGGCAGGACGTTGCAAGGCCAAAACGAGCAGGCGGCCTCGGGCTCGCAGAGGGAAGTGAGGCCCCCGTGCTTGCCAGCTGCTCAGGACTGTGGTGGAGGGTTTTGCACTGAACAATGCAACGGCCCATTCGATTGGCCAGGATTTACGGGAGgtgcaggggagagagagtacCGCTGACCTCAGCTCAGGTGCCATGATTCGCGGCAGTGGAGAGCGATGTGAAAAGGTTTATGGTTAGATAGAACTTTTAAAGACTCACAGGAAGAATACCGTAAAGGTCTGGCCAAAATCACCTTATACTATGTTTGCCATTTTCAGTGCCCTCTAGTATGTCTGTTGTCCAGATACTGTTTCTGCTTTTAAGGATTTTACATTACTGATACAAGTAGAAGTGTGTCTTCACAGAGAGGCAATTTGATCAACAGATGTCCAATACATTAGTCTTACTATAAGCCATCTAATTCAAATGCTCCTGCACTATTACATTCCCACTTAGTCTTGGTAGATGAGGAGTTTTAATGGATCAATTGTATGCATCAATTTTGTTTTTCTCACAAAGTTTAAATATAGCAGAACTGCAGTCAATTTGGTATTGCTATTAAAAATTTTCATTTTCAATGTCACTTCATTTTTAAGATCAGTCACACCCCAACTTATATGCACCATCCCCAGCAATCAAAGGCAAACATGTTTCCAACAGACAAATTTTATTGAGTAATCAGACAGTTTCTATACTAGTTGTCATACATACATGTTAACAATATACATATGAATGTACGCAGCGTGTAGGTATACAGTAACAAGGCATTTCACGTTTGATGACCTGCTGCATCCTCTGCATGAGCTTTGCAGCCTAGAAAACAATTTTCCTAGACAACTGGACAAGTATCTAAAGAAACACAGGGTAATAGAGAATTCTGTCACATCACGGGTTTATATGGGTTATTAAGGTTTAAACACGTCGACTCCACAAAAAGTTGCACAGTTTCTGTCGGTATTTATGCAGCATCTAGAAACAAGTGACAAAAGGACATATGATAGTCATACTCTGTTTCATCATATTTGTACTCATTGTCAATTCATTGTTAGCAAAGATCCAAGCACTTAGCATAGTGTGTCAAAACGTACTCTGATTTATAAATGATTATGGAAAAGCATctaaaatgtcaaaacattCCAAATAGGGAAAAAACTGGGATTGGTCGTATTTTTTCCactaaatgttttttaaaagcTTTGTCCTGACAAACTGAAGAATGTAAAACCTTAAAACTCTCATGCCAGTCCTAATGTTGCCACCAACTGCCGCTCCCAACACGATGTTTAAGGGAGTCAGGTGCTTTTGGCATGGAGAGCAGACTGAGCACCGCACGGCTGGTGAGGAACCGTCACAACCCTGAACAAACATCCCTTCCAAAATTAAAAAGCTCACACAGAAAACATTTCAGTGTAGTTCTGGTCCTATTTGTCCTATTATCAGAGGTCCTTTATCAGTGTGCTGCTTCTTAcagagctgatgaaggacccctGTCCCTACACTGATATTTTTAGTATTGATTATATCTTTAAGTACAAGACACTATAATAACTCCCTGGAATCATCTTCATATGTATTTCACATTCTGATTGTTGTACAATTGGTGCACAACATAAAGACCAAACATGAATAGCTAGAACAATAAAATGTTTCTTATCTCAAACATATAGGCTAAGATATATGCTAATTATTAATATCCAGCACAGATTAAAACTAGTTCACTTCTAGGGAATTCTTCTAAACTATGGATACTTAATAGATGACACATACTTCATTAAACTTTGCCCTAACCTTTCCCCAAAACATAACCTTTGACCTGATATGCCAAACCCTGAACTCAACACTGGCACCAGGAAGAGGTCTGGCAGGATTATACACTATGGCTGGACCTCTGGAGGTTAACATATGGAAGGATCAGAACCATCCCAATATCACTCTCTGCCTGCATTCAGTTCTTGCAATACCCTTCCATCCCTCCAAGAACATTGAGATTGTTTGAGACAGTAAGACTGCCTACACCTGCTGAAATGTAGTTTGAAGTCCTTTGGCTGTCAGACAAATATTTTTTATCCTTAGTGGCTAGTACATGCATCTAGCAACATCAATATgttctttaaaaatgtaataatataACTATGACCTTTGCCAGCACTCAACAGCAGCTAGAAAAAAGCTAAAATGTTGGAAGTTGCATACAAATGCCGTACAGCAGCAGAGCAAATAGTCACTGAAGAAAGAAAAGACACCTGCAAACTAGACGTCACGGTTTAGTCCTAATGTTTAGGATGCCAGAGGTGTTGTACGTTCTACAGAAGAGTGGAAGCTTAGGACATCCAGTAACAGATAAACACGCAAAGGTACGTACATACAAAACCCCTCAAAtgtgtacatttatttacaaaaacagaaaaaaaccatGACAAATTGGAGTCTAATCCTATACAAGTATATCATATACTTGATGGGCAAGaccatatacatatatatgttacTGTGTTACCTTTATAAATCTTCCATGCATATATCTGTAATCCATTTTGAACTCACCTTGCATATTGTTAGTAGTCTAAGTAGATTGCACTGTTGAATGCAATAACTTACACAAAGGTCACACAAAATCAAACAAGTTTGCCAAGAGCAAAATAACCCCTGTTCCATTGCAAAATAAGCCTGTTTCATTGAATCTCACATGACCGTAATATAAACATCTGCAGAACTGATGCGACAGTGTCACGGCTCATCTGAACCACGTTTACTTCCGAATGTAAACGTCATTAGCATCACATTTATTTACCTTTTTCGCAAGCCAGCATTTCCAGCCTGGGGCGGTGAGGAATAACCCCCAACCAGACACTGGATGGCTAAAAGTAAAAGTGGCGACCCAGATGAGCAGTAAAACCGAAGCCATCTGGGCAACTGTCTGAACTCATTCTCATATCGCTAGACAGCCATGCTGCAAACCTAAAGTGTGTGAACTGGTTCCGAACAAGAAAGAATGTAAAATGGGTGGAAAAAGATCAAGAAATTCCATAGGTATATAAGAAAGGATAAACCAGACAAAGTAAAGTCTAAAATCAAAAGAATATGGGCACATGCAGGTAGTCTGGTCCTATAGTTATAAGGCACCAGAGGTCTGGTAAAATAAAACCTCTCTTTTCAGTAGAGAAGGAGATTTTGGTTTTCAAGTATTTCTTTACGAAGGCATTCAAGAGTGCGTTGAACTGATGTGTAGAGAAGGCCAGAGAGTCCAGGGACGAGGTGTTCATGCCTGAGCACCAGCCATTTTCTGCAGCAAAGGCATCTGTAAAGTGGAAAATGGTTGAAATACAACTCAATCCAAACTTGTTTATAACTCAACACAAAGCCTGTGATCTGGGTCTGGCCACTGTAGCTTTATCCTAGCCAACCTCTCTGTATAAACTACAAAATACATACTATTCTAAACCTTTTCTAATGACTCTTTCTGAGAACGATGTAAATGTTCATGGTgggtaagaaaaaaaaatcactgctTTTCTATGTACAGATTCTGTATGTAATCTCTTAATGCGTTGAGCACAGTGATGTTCCTGATGCACTGGTGTGCTTCACCTTTGAGAGGTCCACTCCTGTGAGGGCGTTAACAGTGACTGGCAGCTCAGCCAAGAGGCGATTCACTTCCCCAGTCACACGGCTGCCATCGCCACTAAGAATGACAATCTCACTGGTCCTGGCCAAGGGCGCCGAAACCTTCCCAGCAATCTGTGCAGAGTTGGATCAAAAGGGTCACTGGCAAGGTAAGTTACATCTATTCATGTCTCAGTATAATGTATAATTAatgtataatattataataaatattatataaagAAGTATAAGAACAGAAAAAAAGATTACATTACAAGTGCACATTTAATTACTGCAAAAACACACTGGTAGTATCTTGATACATAggacaccccaacaccacctatCCAGACCCCTCCCATccagacccctccccccaccttgGGCAGGGCCTCCAGGACCAACGCGGTCTTTGCCGCTTCTCCGTACTGCTGGTAGGCCTCGGCCTTCAGCCTCATCTTCTCCGCCTCTGCCTTGCCCACCGCCTCGATGGAGGCCGCCTCCGCCTCACCCACGCGCCGGATCTTCTCCGCTTCAGCCTGCGCGGTCAGCACCTTCTTCACCCTGCGGAGGACCAGCGGCGCAGATTTAAGGCCATGTCCCCGGAAGCTTCTCTACCCTGTGGTTCACTGTCCATTCTGTCACGACCtaatccacccccaccccctgcgCTTTACTTTGTTTCTTCACTACGTACTTCTGGCCTTCCGCCAGCTGCTGCATCTTGTAGGCCTCTGCCTCGGCGGGCCGCTTCACCGTGGAGATCAGCTCCTTGTCTGTGCGGTCGATCTCCTTCTCCTCGATGGTGATCTGCTTCTTTCTTTGGACCACCTCGATCTCGATCTCCTCCAGACGGATCTTCTGTTGCTCCTTGGCTGCCTGCAGCTCATATGCCAGCTGGGCCTCAGCtttctgacagagagagagagagagagagagagagagagagagagagagagagagagagagagagagagagaaagagagagagagaaagagagagagagagagagagagagagagagaatggctgCATATTACACATTCCAACTCTCCCTTGACAACAGTGATGGAGACTCATCTTGCCATTACAAACAAAATCCCTTGAAATAAAGCTCATCTTCAATCAATCCCACAGCCTGTTTTCAACCTGATTAAATCACACACTACTAATTCTGAGGGCAATCCATACTTTTGTATTAACTTCCTGGTTGAAAGCGGCTTTCTGCATCTCCAGTTCCCTCTTTGAGTCAGCCATCTTGGTGTCTGCCAGGAATTTAACATCCATCATTTCCTTCTTGCATTCTGCCTCCTGCAGAGAGACGGAGTGAGTCAGAGGGTGGACATACTCCATTTAAACAAACACACTGTGACATGTGTAAAGGTAAATGATGGCTATGAAGTGTATTATGTAAATGCACAACATTGCAAGCatagacatgcacacgcacacacacacacacagtatgactGAGTGCTCAACATCTGATCTGATGAAGCAGTGGTCATCCAACATTCTTTCAATGACAGAGTCACACAGCGCACCAcaggtgctcacacacaccctgattCCTGCATCTCGCTCAGCCTCTGCCACTCCGATGTCTGCATCTCTCTGCACAGCCGCTGTCTGGGTCTTTCCCAACGAGCTCAGGTAGTCCACCTTATCATAGACGTCCTATTGGAGGagaacacacccacccacaaacaaaaacaccacaTTTACTTGAAATGGTCCTCACTCCACAAACGTGACAGGAGGGGGGAAAATGAAACACCAcagaaacataaataaataaaatccagCTCCAGTTTTGCACTGCTCACCTTAATAGTGAAGCTGAGGATCTCGATGCCCATGCGGCCCACGTCTGGGGCGGCCACCTCCCTCACCAGACTGGCAAACTGGTCTCTGTCCTGGTAAATCTGCTCCACCGTCAGTGTGCCTACAAGCACAGGGCCCTGGCTCAGCTAGGTCACCCAACTAAATGATGGCAATGAGCCACAACCCTCCTCACGCACGCGCTCATTTATCGGGGTGCGTGGAAAGAGGAGGCCGGCTGCTCGTGCccaggggggcggggctgacTCACCCAGGATGGAGCGGAGATGACCTTCCAGAGTCTGCAGAATGACCCCTTTAATTTCCTGCACTGACTTGCCAAGGAACTGCTCACAGGCAAGGGACAGCAGCTCAGGGTCCGTCATTACCTTGACCTGAGAGcagcgcatgcacacacacatacacacacagacagacacagacagacagacacatggggacacacacacagacacacacacacgcgttcaTGCACACAAAGGTGGGCACATTTTATTCACACAGCTAGAATCTCATTCTCCACATACCCacctacacttacacacagaacTGATCTATTTTGCTAAAGGTCATTCTAAAAAGCCATAAGCAATGACATGTATATAAAAGAGTCCATTAAGTTTCCCCCTTTAATTCCCCCTCCCTGAGTGAACTGGAATGAGGAATGAACCTGCAGTCCTGGTCTCACCAGTGCTCggctttttgtttttgttcagcAATTGCAGTGTGGGAGCTAGAACAACATCTGTGGTGGGAATTAGGGGTAGGACACCagctcccctcacctcccctcccctcacctccccactcctcccttcaccacccctcccctcacctcccctcaccacccctcaccacccctcccctcacctcccctcaccacccctcccttcacctcccctcccctcacctcccctcaccacccctcccttcacctcccctcccctcaccacccctcccttcacctcccctcacctcccctcaccacccctcccctcacctcccctcacctcccctcccctcacctccccactcctcccttcaccacccctcccctcacctcccctcaccacccctcaccacccctcccctcccctcaccacccctcccttcacctccccactcctcccTTCACCACCCCTCATCAcgcctcccctcctctcccctcccctcccctcccctcacctaccctccccacccctcccctcctctccccacccctcccttcacctcccctcaccaccccacacctcacctcacctcccctcacctcccctcccttcACCTCCCATTCTGTACACTCATATTGAATAGAGCAGGAATATGTACAGACTTCcctgttttgttttcatttagtTTTGTTAATAAGCAGCTAAGTGGCCCAGACACATTAGGAATCCATCCCAGACATGCAGTGTGAATGAACTTCACCCCGAGGGCTAAGCAGAGCCCAAACCCCAATCCAAAACCTTCTTATTAACATTATTGGTAAACTCCTTGGAATGTAAACAAATGTGTAAATCAAAAGGCCCAAGGTTGCCTATCTAGTGGTGACACGTCCATGCAAATGGAATAACTAAAAGGTGAATCAGATTCTTCGTCCAGAGTACATGGTCGATCTTGCCATCTGCGGTTATGAAGCGGAAAGAGAGTGAGCACGCCCTTTAGATCAGATAGGGAGAATTATGGGCAGCACGTGGGCAAATTTGGGCTTCAGACAGAAGCTTCCTTTCTGAACTTGGGATGTGCAGTTATACAGGAAGCTGCCACACTCACAGATCAGTACATGAACCCTTCTTTCGCCAGGGAGTCGTGGTCGTCTGTGGTCGTACACTCGTGTACCAGGGCAAGTAAGGGTTCATGACctgtaaggtgtgtttggttgggCCATGTAGATGGGATGGGGAGTGTGGGACGCCATGCAAAACCAACAACACAAGCTGAATCCCCAAATGACTCCCTGGTGTGGATGCCAGACTCATGTACAATCTCTTTTATTAAATCTGTGTACTTCCACATACTAATGTAAACAGGTCTAAATGACTGTGGCTCAATATAggataaaaatgtttgaatagttcatattttattttcagAAAAGGCCACTCAAGGTCATCACAACTGAAATTGTAGTCTTGCTGTATACTATTTCACTGCACTGTTTAATACTATACATATAAGGGTATACACTGCTTTTAATACAATCAAGGGGGAGTCATTTTCGTTTCAGCTATGATCATCCATTCGGTCATGTCTGCCTAAGAAAGCCTAGCCAGTAAGACAGTGCACTCTCAAACACTGCCACCAGGGGGAGCAGTGCCCAGGCAGACACTCGAATGGCAGCTGCATGCAACTGTGAACACATGACATCATGTCCCATTACGAATAAACACGATCGTTCTCACAGCATGCTCACACGAAAGGACAGGGCAAAACGAGGAGGACAGTGGAAGAGATTCGTAAATAAACAAGGCCAAAGGAATAAATAATAACCCAGTCTGTCTTGGCTGCAGCTTCGGTTCGCTTTCTGTCGATACACGTTGTGGGTCTCGCCGTCTTGAAACTGGACCGAGCACCAAAAATCTCGTCTGGTAGTATTCATTTGTGTCCATACGAGCTGCTACCGCTACCACTGCTGGCCATCCGTTACAGAAAATTACAGCCATTCAAGCAGCATCAGAGGGCTATGGCACGAGTCCCTCTGCTCTGGAGAAATGCCTAAAGCAGCCATTACAGCCCATAAACTCAGAGACACAAAGGTCCCTGGTCACCATAGAAACTGCTTGTTTAGCCCCCAGTCTAATAAGATATGGCAGTTTGAGGTGGATGCTTGGTTGTGGTCCAGAAGGGTCTTCCTGATTCACAATGGCTTCATTGTCAGAACCAGAATGATGGCAGACGTAGGGCCTGCTGGACGGGAAGGAGCTCTACATCAGAACTGTGTGTGATAACACTGGATTTAATGTAATGAATGCCTGCTGGCCCACTTTAAGGAGCAGAACTGCACCCAGTGTCTTCCAGTCACTGTTAGCTTGTTAGTGCAGGAGCCCACTGGAATGAATGTTCATCAGATCAAAGAGAAATTAACTGGTGCAGAATTTGGTCCAGTCTTGCCTGACAGAGTTCATCCACATGGACACAGAACAGTGTGCCTTATAAATGTAAAAGTCTAAACACACAATAAAATGCAACAAAGGCatccacaaaaacaaaaaggaagTAATGATTTGGGTCCAAACACTATGTGGTTGGACCCTaacaaatcaaaatcaattatgTACCTATAATTGCCCTTCACTGCCCCTGAAAGTGTTTTAAAGACTGTGGCTTCTGTTAGCCTTGTTTATCTACTGTGATAACAACAAAAACGACCTGTGGTTACAAATTTACAAAGACTCACAAGAAAGTAAACTGCATTGGAAAGATCATCAGTGACCGAACATTGTGAATCAATCTTTTTACTTCAGCCCTTATTGAGTTTTAGGGATCTAACTATCTAAAGAAGTTACATTATTAGGCAACACTAAATATTTGCTAAgtacatttttaaatacaattaCTTTTAATAAAATCATTCATTATTAATTGTTTTTAGTCCTTACTGGCTTGGCTCAATTTAGCACAACATAACACCAAGTGTAAATGAACTCATTTCGTCATTCCCCAATCAAAACCCAGAATAGTAAGAGCGTGCAACtgactgaccaatcagaaaatgAGAGTGAGTGACCTTTACCCAAATGATAAATAAGGCATGTTTGGCAATTGTGTGACTGTTCCCTGGGGAACCAAGAAAGGGTAAAGCAGGCTGTGAATGAGGAGAAAAGGCCATTATaagtgaggggcggggctgtgtggAAAGACCGTTATaagtgaggggcggggctgtgtggAAAGGCCGTTACAAgcgaggggcggggctgtgtggAAAGGCCGTTACaagtgaggggcggggctgtgtggAAAGGCCGTTACaagtgaggggcggggctgtgtggAAAGGCCGTTACaagtgaggggcggggctgtgtggAAAGGCCGTTACaagtgaggggcggggctgtgtggAAAGACCGTTACaagtgaggggcggggctgtgtggAAAGACCGTTATaagtgaggggcggggctgtgtggAAAGACCGTTATaagtgaggggcggggctgtgtggAAAGACCGTTATaagtgaggggcggggctgtgtggAAAGACCGTTATaagtgaggggcggggctgtgtggAAAGACCGTTATaagtgaggggcggggctgtgtggAAAGACCGTTAAaagtgaggggcggggctgtgtggAAAGACCGTTAAaagtgaggggcggggctgtgtggAAAGCATCACATGGTGAGCCGAAGGCGTCTGGCAGTGAAGTGTGCTGAGGTTACCTGTGCCACCCCTGTGACTGTAAGAGCCACCCCCTCCGCTGTCTCAACATCCTCACACTTGGGCTGCAGGGTCATAATCTCTAGGGTTATCCTGTGGGAGAcgcagaacaaaaacaaaacaaaacaaaaaaaaaaaaaacatattgcACTATGATCTGAAGGAAGGAATGGAGGGGAGACCGAAGGAAAGGAAAGTGGATAATCGGAGCACAACAACACACAGATCTGGCGGTGTAGACAACAGAGTACCAATCATTCACTCTCCAAAGATGGTCCAAGTGCAT
This window harbors:
- the tbx16l gene encoding T-box transcription factor TBX6L isoform X4 — protein: MFPSCKVTVTGLNPRVKYVVMMDMVPFDDNKYKWSMNRWETSGAGEPRLPDRFFIHPDSPALGERWMQYPISFHKLKLTNNALNSNGLHIVLHSMHKYQPRLHIVQSPDPGGAYCGGYLRFTLPEAAFIAVTAYQNHEITKLKINYNPFAKGFRDNGLNRKRFRDKVMQGKQQPRHQPNRTQSHEAAGPLDPEEEADETVSSSVDSSRALCLPDMKEPSSAISNPFICAFMSCGGVGLETWSQSLGPHQPPNTPSPNSGPFVRPDEARPSRLQYVCASLPVSRTTRAPSPNGEQSYPRLPAQDGIQNPTAHHHICPLQTKLLLPQPEPRSDLEQSLPLPPKLRRMQLSESALRSLEESPALVHTGPRPLADILNRIHAQVSTSSSPGRTLQGQNEQAASGSQREVRPPCLPAAQDCGGGFCTEQCNGPFDWPGFTGGAGEREYR